In Zingiber officinale cultivar Zhangliang chromosome 11B, Zo_v1.1, whole genome shotgun sequence, a single window of DNA contains:
- the LOC122034690 gene encoding zinc finger protein ZAT1-like has product MDRHRCRICFRRFSNGRALGGHMRSHVVNASTAAAAGPGHRRPKPPSLSGLSSSFLEATTYEFPRRRSFRAVDPEFSSSVAVAESGGAGSSYVGESEADSSSFRRRLVRPRRTEGFSDEAERLSSVSDGAREEDVALCLMLLSRDTWSKSKMERRQSLDDEEKEDVDDELTLLAAGKSCTKRTKYQCVTCRKFFKSYQALSGHRANQKNEGTECTPTTTGVRIHGSGLRPTTTNTAKLYQCPYCSRTFISGQALGGHKRSHLATAATTSPAPLSIKDDGFIDLNQPALFEEETELSALSVATEIASK; this is encoded by the coding sequence ATGGACAGGCACAGGTGCCGGATCTGCTTCCGGCGATTCTCTAATGGCCGCGCCCTCGGCGGCCACATGCGCTCTCACGTCGTTAATGCTTCCACCGCCGCTGCCGCCGGGCCCGGGCATCGGAGGCCGAAGCCCCCCTCGCTATCCGGATTATCGTCGTCTTTCTTGGAGGCGACTACGTATGAGTTCCCCAGGCGCCGAAGCTTCCGCGCCGTGGATCCGGAGTTTTCTTCTTCTGTTGCCGTGGCAGAGAGCGGCGGTGCTGGATCCTCCTATGTCGGAGAGAGCGAGGCGGATTCGTCGTCTTTCCGACGGCGGCTGGTTCGTCCTCGACGAACTGAAGGTTTCTCCGATGAGGCCGAGCGGCTCAGCTCCGTCTCCGATGGCGCTCGTGAAGAAGACGTCGCGCTCTGCCTCATGTTGCTCTCGCGTGACACTTGGTCCAAATCGAAAATGGAGCGCCGCCAATCCCTTGATGATGAGGAAAAAGAGGACGTAGACGACGAGTTGACGCTTCTCGCCGCCGGTAAATCGTGCACGAAGAGGACCAAATACCAGTGCGTCACTTGCCGGAAGTTCTTCAAATCGTATCAAGCGCTCAGCGGTCACCGGGCGAACCAAAAAAATGAAGGAACAGAGTGCACCCCGACCACCACCGGAGTCCGAATCCACGGCAGTGGCCTGAGGCCCACCACCACCAACACCGCCAAGCTCTATCAGTGCCCTTACTGCTCAAGGACCTTCATCTCCGGCCAGGCCCTCGGCGGCCATAAAAGATCCCATCTCGCGACCGCCGCCACTACGTCGCCGGCTCCCCTCAGCATCAAAGATGATGGCTTCATAGACCTCAATCAGCCAGCGCTATTCGAGGAAGAAACCGAGCTCTCCGCCCTCTCTGTCGCCACTGAGATCGCATCGAAGTGA
- the LOC122034691 gene encoding protein NONRESPONDING TO OXYLIPINS 2, mitochondrial-like isoform X2: MASAGFRALSRASLSPIQSSLSRSKVAAWFASSSRPPAAASASPTRGRRLFPPFSRSPAELGCCSGSLLPLHTAVAVARLTSCLSSTSRSCRVLSQDGIEGT, encoded by the exons ATGGCTTCAGCCGGATTTCGAGCCCTAAGCCGCGCCTCGCTCAGTCCAATCCAATCCTCCCTTTCGAGGTCGAAAGTGGCGGCGTGGTTTGCTTCCTCCTCTCGCCCGCCCGCCGCTGCTTCAGCTTCCCCCACTCGTGGTCGCCGCCTCTTTCCGCCCTTTTCCAG GTCTCCTGCGGAGCTGGGGTGCTGCAGCGGATCTCTTCTCCCACTTCACACCGCGGTGGCGGTGGCAAGATTGACCTCGTGCCTGAGCTCGACTTCTCGGAGTTGCCGTGTTCTTTCACAGG ATGGAATTGAAGGCACATGA
- the LOC122034691 gene encoding protein NONRESPONDING TO OXYLIPINS 2, mitochondrial-like isoform X1: MASAGFRALSRASLSPIQSSLSRSKVAAWFASSSRPPAAASASPTRGRRLFPPFSRSPAELGCCSGSLLPLHTAVAVARLTSCLSSTSRSCRVLSQGIPGYPGV; the protein is encoded by the exons ATGGCTTCAGCCGGATTTCGAGCCCTAAGCCGCGCCTCGCTCAGTCCAATCCAATCCTCCCTTTCGAGGTCGAAAGTGGCGGCGTGGTTTGCTTCCTCCTCTCGCCCGCCCGCCGCTGCTTCAGCTTCCCCCACTCGTGGTCGCCGCCTCTTTCCGCCCTTTTCCAG GTCTCCTGCGGAGCTGGGGTGCTGCAGCGGATCTCTTCTCCCACTTCACACCGCGGTGGCGGTGGCAAGATTGACCTCGTGCCTGAGCTCGACTTCTCGGAGTTGCCGTGTTCTTTCACAGGGTATTCCTGGCTATCCTGGAGTTTAA